A single window of Gossypium hirsutum isolate 1008001.06 chromosome A10, Gossypium_hirsutum_v2.1, whole genome shotgun sequence DNA harbors:
- the LOC107937174 gene encoding synaptotagmin-3 isoform X1, which translates to MGFLSTLLGIFGFGIGTSIGLLIGFFLFIYSKPKTVKEPVPRPLYELDNDQLLDILPDIPLWVKCPDYERVDWLNKFVADMWPYLDKAICAQIRSATEPMFAEYVGKYQIEAIEFDNLSLGTIPPEIHGLKVCETNEKELVLEPAVRWAGNPNIVLTLKLLSFRITIQLVDLQIFMAPRITLKPLVPNFPCFATVAVSLLWKPDVDFGMSILGGDIMAIPGLYQFVQKTIKRQLASLYIWPQALEIPILDSATVAVKKPVGILHVKVVRAQKLLKKDILGTSDPYVKLNLSGERLPSKKTTIKKRNLNPEWNEKFKLIVKDPGSQVLQLQVFDWDKVGNHDRLGMQFVPLKFLTPYETKEFKLDLLKHTDSYDPQDKKQRGKIVVELMYAPFRADSGKLEGTQDGYSRKESGFDRTSDSEVFGGAGLLSVLIQGAEDVEGERHNNPFAVVFFRGETKRTKMIKRARDPLWNEEFHYMLEEPPLNEKIHIEVMSKRTGFSFRSKEHLGNVDINLTDVVHNGRINQKYHLIDSKNGVIHVAIKWVTA; encoded by the exons GAACCAGTTCCTAGGCCGCTTTATGAGCTAGATAACGATCAATTGCTGGATATTCTTCCTGATATTCCGTTATGGGTTAAATGTCCCGATTATGAGAGA GTAGATTGGCTGAACAAGTTTGTTGCTGATATGTGGCCGTACCTCGATAAG GCAATTTGTGCTCAAATAAGAAGCGCTACCGAACCGATGTTTGCCGAGTATGTGGGGAAGTATCAAATAGAAGCCATTGAGTTTGATAATCTAAGTCTCGGAACTATTCCTCCGGAAATTCATG GTCTTAAAGTGTGTGAAACAAATGAGAAAGAACTAGTCCTCGAACCAGCAGTTCGCTGGGCTGGCAATCCGAACATTGTTTTGACGCTGAAGTTGTTGTCTTTCCGAATCACCATTCAG TTAGTAGATTTACAAATATTTATGGCACCACGGATAACTTTGAAACCTCTTGTACCTAACTTTCCATGTTTTGCAACCGTTGCAGTATCACTCCTTTGGAAG CCTGATGTAGACTTCGGAATGAGTATACTTGGAGGTGATATTATGGCTATACCCGGACTTTATCAGTTTGTCCAG AAAACAATTAAAAGGCAACTTGCAAGCCTCTACATCTGGCCACAAGCACTAGAGATACCCATTCTTGATTCTGCAAC GGTGGCTGTAAAGAAGCCTGTTGGAATACTACATGTAAAGGTTGTGCGGGCACAAAAGCTCTTAAAGAAGGACATCCTCGGAACGTCGGACCCTTATGTCAAGTTAAATCTATCTGGAGAGAGGCTGCCATCGAAGAAAACAACCATCAAGAAGAGGAATTTGAATCCAGAATGGAACGAAAAGTTCAAGCTTATCGTAAAGGACCCCGGATCTCAAGTTCTTCAGTTACAAGTCTTCGACTGGGACAAG GTTGGTAATCATGACCGACTTGGAATGCAGTTTGTCCCATTGAAATTTCTTACACCCTACGAGACAAAGGAATTTAAACTCGATTTGCTGAAGCATACAGATAGTTATGATCCTCAGGATAAGAAGCAAAGAGGGAAAATTGTGGTTGAACTTATGTATGCCCCTTTTAGAGCTGACAGTGGTAAGTTAGAGGGGACACAAGACGGATACAGCAGAAAGGAAAGCGGGTTTGACCGGACATCCGACAGTGAAGTCTTTGGTGGAGCAGGTCTCCTTTCAGTTCTGATTCAAGGAGCCGAGGATGTTGAGGGTGAACGCCACAATAACCCTTTTGCCGTAGTTTTTTTCAGAGGAGAAACAAAAAGGACAAAG ATGATCAAGAGAGCCCGAGATCCCCTCTGGAACGAAGAGTTTCACTACATGCTCGAGGAACCTCCATTAAATGAGAAGATCCATATCGAAGTCATGAGCAAGCGAACAGGCTTTAGCTTCCGATCAAAG GAACATCTGGGAAATGTCGATATCAATCTTACTGACGTTGTCCATAACGGACGAATCAACCAGAAATACCACTTGATCGATTCGAAGAATGGAGTAATACATGTTGCGATAAAATGGGTGACAGCTTGA
- the LOC107937174 gene encoding synaptotagmin-3 isoform X2, which produces MWPYLDKAICAQIRSATEPMFAEYVGKYQIEAIEFDNLSLGTIPPEIHGLKVCETNEKELVLEPAVRWAGNPNIVLTLKLLSFRITIQLVDLQIFMAPRITLKPLVPNFPCFATVAVSLLWKPDVDFGMSILGGDIMAIPGLYQFVQKTIKRQLASLYIWPQALEIPILDSATVAVKKPVGILHVKVVRAQKLLKKDILGTSDPYVKLNLSGERLPSKKTTIKKRNLNPEWNEKFKLIVKDPGSQVLQLQVFDWDKVGNHDRLGMQFVPLKFLTPYETKEFKLDLLKHTDSYDPQDKKQRGKIVVELMYAPFRADSGKLEGTQDGYSRKESGFDRTSDSEVFGGAGLLSVLIQGAEDVEGERHNNPFAVVFFRGETKRTKMIKRARDPLWNEEFHYMLEEPPLNEKIHIEVMSKRTGFSFRSKEHLGNVDINLTDVVHNGRINQKYHLIDSKNGVIHVAIKWVTA; this is translated from the exons ATGTGGCCGTACCTCGATAAG GCAATTTGTGCTCAAATAAGAAGCGCTACCGAACCGATGTTTGCCGAGTATGTGGGGAAGTATCAAATAGAAGCCATTGAGTTTGATAATCTAAGTCTCGGAACTATTCCTCCGGAAATTCATG GTCTTAAAGTGTGTGAAACAAATGAGAAAGAACTAGTCCTCGAACCAGCAGTTCGCTGGGCTGGCAATCCGAACATTGTTTTGACGCTGAAGTTGTTGTCTTTCCGAATCACCATTCAG TTAGTAGATTTACAAATATTTATGGCACCACGGATAACTTTGAAACCTCTTGTACCTAACTTTCCATGTTTTGCAACCGTTGCAGTATCACTCCTTTGGAAG CCTGATGTAGACTTCGGAATGAGTATACTTGGAGGTGATATTATGGCTATACCCGGACTTTATCAGTTTGTCCAG AAAACAATTAAAAGGCAACTTGCAAGCCTCTACATCTGGCCACAAGCACTAGAGATACCCATTCTTGATTCTGCAAC GGTGGCTGTAAAGAAGCCTGTTGGAATACTACATGTAAAGGTTGTGCGGGCACAAAAGCTCTTAAAGAAGGACATCCTCGGAACGTCGGACCCTTATGTCAAGTTAAATCTATCTGGAGAGAGGCTGCCATCGAAGAAAACAACCATCAAGAAGAGGAATTTGAATCCAGAATGGAACGAAAAGTTCAAGCTTATCGTAAAGGACCCCGGATCTCAAGTTCTTCAGTTACAAGTCTTCGACTGGGACAAG GTTGGTAATCATGACCGACTTGGAATGCAGTTTGTCCCATTGAAATTTCTTACACCCTACGAGACAAAGGAATTTAAACTCGATTTGCTGAAGCATACAGATAGTTATGATCCTCAGGATAAGAAGCAAAGAGGGAAAATTGTGGTTGAACTTATGTATGCCCCTTTTAGAGCTGACAGTGGTAAGTTAGAGGGGACACAAGACGGATACAGCAGAAAGGAAAGCGGGTTTGACCGGACATCCGACAGTGAAGTCTTTGGTGGAGCAGGTCTCCTTTCAGTTCTGATTCAAGGAGCCGAGGATGTTGAGGGTGAACGCCACAATAACCCTTTTGCCGTAGTTTTTTTCAGAGGAGAAACAAAAAGGACAAAG ATGATCAAGAGAGCCCGAGATCCCCTCTGGAACGAAGAGTTTCACTACATGCTCGAGGAACCTCCATTAAATGAGAAGATCCATATCGAAGTCATGAGCAAGCGAACAGGCTTTAGCTTCCGATCAAAG GAACATCTGGGAAATGTCGATATCAATCTTACTGACGTTGTCCATAACGGACGAATCAACCAGAAATACCACTTGATCGATTCGAAGAATGGAGTAATACATGTTGCGATAAAATGGGTGACAGCTTGA